ACTCAAACATACACAGAGCAAGGATGTCGGAGTGGACCAGTTGGCATAACAAACTGCTGATAAGGCGGAAAACTCGTACGCGAATGGGgaaaccattaaaaaaatgaagaagggAAAACATCTGCGGGCCCAAACAGTCGTAAATAAATGGAAACTCTGTGCCCTGTGATGGCCCCTAAATTgtggaaataaatgttatgtCCTTGGTTTCGGTTCAGTTCGACTCGATTCAGTGAAAGTGTTACATAACTATGGCTGCGATTTATGCCGCAGTCTTTtatatttacaataaatttgcaaagatttttatttgatttttacattaaattctagtaaggatttaaaaaaaaaaatctctaaGGATCTGAATTCacctaataaatagttttaaagatacTTACTAGAAATTCTctttttaaattccaattgACAAGACACAATACCCACTTAGCCTGCTGACAGCAGTTTTGAAATCTCGTTTATATCCTGCTTATACCTGGTCAGCAATTTTCCTCATCTTCTTGTGGTCACGCCCCCTCGTtagggccacgcccactcataTGGCATGCAATTGGCAATGCAACTCCCCTGTCAATCAAGTGACAGCCACCCAGCCATTTggaaattttcatttcttttgttaaccaggaggagaaggaggaacTCTGCGGTTAAAAAAACTGCTTATCAATGAAGGCGCTATAGTAGCAATATCCCCACTTCCCCACAAGCATATATACTCGTATGTTTATGTAGGGAAATCCATAGAGAGATTGGCAGAGAGACATTTGCATGTGTATTTGGTTGTTGGCTGGTTGGGGTTTTTTGTTGTAGCATTGACATTTACGCAACATGTCCCTGTTGCATGtttgcaatttgcatttgcaaatAGTTGCCAAAACGAACATCAAATGTGGCTTGACGGAGGGGGCAAGATCACAAAGGGAAAGGCGGAAAAAGAGCAAGTAGAAGCGATATGACACTATGAAAAATATGGTATTTGAgttaaaatatagaaataaattattcaattatttatatttatatctatttttttttttaactcagtTTTCTTATTATAAAAAAGTACGAGtgtctaaatatttaataaagaaatagaAGAACTTACTATTAAATTCTTCAAAACTGTActaaaaatttctttcatgccacaatttttaatatacttttttctgggaattttcaatttcttttgCGAATTTCTTTTTTGACTGTACTGCCGTCACTCTGACTTTGCCGAACGAAAGTTTGTAAATATGCATGCAAATTTCGCCCGTTCtagctttttttgttttcaattttggCTGCCTAGAGTGAGCATTTGTGTGGGCGGAATGGGTGGTGATTTTGCCCACAGTTTTAGTTAcagttttcggtttcggtttcatgTTTGCCATGTTGCGGCAGCTCTTGTTGGCTGGTTTTGTTGTTTGCCTCTTGGCATGCATTTTGATGGCCTCAGCTGCCGACATCCCCCAACCAGACTTTGGCATTTTCATAAATGCATATACAATATGCGAGTGCTGCAGCCTTTGTATCTCAGCTGGTGTGTGGATGTGTTATGAATTGGAATATTGGCCATATTGATAACCACACAACGACAGCAACTAACTGGTCTAGTTGGGGGATAACATCAATAATCTATTTCTGGCCCGGAGCATTTTTCATTTGAATCCCATCTCTAGCGTTAATTTGCATTCTCAAAATGCCACAAGGCTGCCACTGAGTCTCagttctcttgtttttttcgttTCTGGGTATTAGCATATTGAAATTTGAACTGTGTGTATATTAGTCTGTCAGTTTGTTGGCTCGTCAATTAAAGCATACATTTCCCAGGacgattttccatttttcatcTGGGATTGCTTGTTGGTTTGGCTTTGAATACCATTGGAAATTCGTTAGAGCTATAATTCGAAAATGGAGATGTGAGGCAGGAACGTATGAAAGCAATTAACTGTCCAATTTTAGCTTTCACTTGAGTTAAACATTTTAGATTTATTAACCTAAAGTAACAAATAAACAAGCTTCAATttagcataaaaataaaaacatttctacCCCTCTTTTGAAGCAATTAGAAATGTATTTCCAATTAGCAAAACATTGTTGCTCAGCTACGATTAATAGACAAAAGCTGTTCGAGAGCAGTTTTCCCAGAACTTTCGTGGCTGAAAAACACTTGAGCTAACTGAGCTCATTCAAAAGTGCTGACGCACAAGCCCGAAATCATGGCAAACTTTGCCAGGAATAAATTGAACCTTTTCTCGGAAAATCTTCAACTGCGAAGAGCAATTAAAAAACTGTTGGTTTCATTCCGGCAAAtcacttaaaattattaacaaaCTTCGGCTCCGGTCGTTCTGGCCTAAAAGCCGAGCAAATGAAGTTAGCCATTTTCAATCTGCTGCCATGACCAAACAGAAAGGAAACTTCAAGGAAATCCCACACACTCTCGTCCAGATAAGAAAATCAGGAGCTACAGGGATTACCGACGAGGGGTGGGTAAGTGCAAATCAGGAAAAAGTGCGTCAACTTTTTCCCCAGgtctctctttcttttttgctTCCCTTTGCTGACTTAACAACATACAAATGATGAAAATGAATGACTACATCCTCGGAGcagtgaatgaatgaatgagtgAGTACATGAATAAATGCATGAACTCATGTTTGCATGTGGAACGCGATGCTGAAAGCAGCTTACTCACGTTTGTGTAATCAGTGTGAAACCAGCTCGGGCCAAAGAAAAAAGGAGGGAAGAAGAAAAAGCTGAGGGCAAAGAAAAATCCAAAGAGAAAAGGAGTCTTTCGAATTTAATACACCCCTTAGAAAATGTGTTTACCATtagcaaattaatatttatcagTATTAATATagtgtaattaaattcaaatatgtCAAACATGTGACTAAAAGTATGTTTAAATTCACTCTGTTTTCCTGTTTAAATTCACTCCGCATttggattaaaaatatattgttgcatacttttagacacctaatttttcttttaaaagttatttaaaaaacccaACTGTCACCAGTTCTTAAACTTGTAGTGCAGTttcttaaaaccatttatttttttaaaactatacgCCCACCAATTCCCCGATTGAAAGGTATGGTAGAAGAAAGAAACCTTGCTTTAAGTTCAATATACACGATGACATGGGGCACTCCAGCCAGGAACTTCCTCCTCTTCGCTTCTAACAGGATTGAGTGACACGTCGCCGTTTCGGGTGATGAAAATTCCATGTGACAATCGCTGTAAGCTATATGCGAAGGCGGGCTGAGCTTAGGGCGTGGCCAAGGCAAATACCTTTATTGTATGTCAACGTGTCAAAGCCAAAAGCGCCAAAGTCAATTCGACTTGCGGTTGTCGCTCCTTGTCGTTGACAATTTTCCAACATGCTTTtcctttagctttttcccATTTCCTACTTCCCACCCCACCCACACAACAAAATCACCCGGGCTGCCTTAGATTGGCTTGGCTTTTGGCCACAATGTTATGGCCCGGCTTAAAGGCTTTGGCTTTCTAAATGCACTCGCAATGACTCAACAATGGCGCTGCAGTCCATAAAGCCACACGCACCCATTAAAACTACTTAACGAGCAATTAAAATCACCAgtaaagcacaaaaaaatcggaaaactCTACAAAAACGGAAAAATGCAAGTCAATTGCATTTATCAAATGCTGCCAATTAGAGCAGGCGAACGAACAAAAGAAATTCCTTGGGAAAAGAGGAGGGAAGGAGGGGAGTGCAGTTCTGAAACAAAAGCCAAGTCAGGGCACTAAAAATTTATGACAGCAACTAACCTCAAAATGTGAATGCCACCCAGGGCGCATTACGACCCAAATGCTGTGCCAAAGTTTGAGTAATACTCTTACGCTTGAAAGGGTAATTGAATCATGTCGTCGAAAATACTTTACGTTGAGAGACCACAACCTGAAAAgagtgaaattaatttaaaaggtgtctaaaagtatgcagtaataAAGGACAGGGAGAAACTCGGAATAAACTAAACGGACTTACGGTCACCaaaaatattgttgcatattttAGGGCACTATTACAAAAGATTTCATAaggtactttttaaaatactttttactcAAAACATATAggtcatattaaattaaatttcataaaatatgaagattattttataaaacaagATTCTAAgtatgcaaattaattttaactgAAATCCAAAGAGTATTTAAAATTCCTTTACCGAAATAATTGAAAAGTCTCTCCaccttttttcgtttttgcctCGGCGCCAATGATGCCGAAAGTTGATTGCGCTTTAATGGCCAAGGCGTTGCACAAAGTTTCGGGCTTCCCCCCACCAGACTTTCCACCCCTTAGATATGCATTGGGAAAAGGAACATTTCTAATTATTTAATGGCTGCACCGCATGCAGTTTTGTTATGCAAATGACCCCATGGCCTGCCAAATATTTACGACTTGGGGCGTGTTTGGTTGCAGTATacgttttccatttcccatttccaacTGCAAAGCGAAACTTTCCGATCATTATTGCAGGCGCACTCACACATGGAGTGCGGAAAactctcgcacacacacacacttggcTGAACACGTAATGGCCTCTCTCTCTCGTTTTTCCTTTGTGCAGTGATACGTGCgagccaaacaaaaacaaaaaaaaagcggcCCAAACAAAAggcgctaaaaaaaaatgagccGCAACCATAATCGGGGCTTAAAGTGCTCGGGAAACTGGGTGAAGAATTTCCCACttaaaagcagaaaaagcCAAGGAAACAGAGTGCCAAGCACATTAAATTACGACTCTGGCAAAAAGGAAAGGAGCGCACTTGGATTACCAACTTTTTGCAGTAGTACATTCAAATGAGTTGCCGGAAAAGGTGGTACATACTTCACTGGCAGGCCTTTCCtatctgattttccatttAACGCTGGCAAATTTGCTGGCCAGGCCAAAACAGTAACTGGAAAATCAATCGTAAAAAACATTTCCGTTCGAGCAGCAAAGGTTTAATATTCCTAATAAACTggatatatttagttttaagtttggagaatttttaattttattttaatcctTTGCAATGCATTTTCCCAAGAATATTCcagtaattacaaaattagTAAAGCCagaaaattcttttatttcccaTAAATTGGCCTGTCTTTTGTCGTAATTGCCTGGCAACTTTGGCTTTGTTCCTTGGTGTGAATTTCAGCAAATGACAGGACAGCCATCCCTACTTAGTCGCTCCATGGGCTGTGTATGTGCCCTTTTGACAAGGACGTGGCCCGCTAACTTGATTGCCATTTCAATTGACCGCAGTTTTAGAATGCCTTTTTGTCCACGGACATGGCCAAAAGCCATCGGCTGTGGAATTGGCAGCTACAGCTTCTGGCTTCGGGCTTTTGTGACTGCTGCGGCTGCCTTTTGTCCACTTCCGCATCATTACGGACCCAGTCGCTTTTGTCGTTCTCGTCGGTTTTCCCCCGCCGTTTCTGCTGCTTTCCCTAGCATTTCCCGGCCTTTCCTCTAGCTTTTTGTGGTATCGGCTAGCGGCTAATCTGTCGCGCTCATTGAATGTCCCGAATAGAAATCTGAAGTCGGAGCGGGGCCAGTCGACCGGAAGTTGCCACAGCTGCCGGATGCATCGATAACCATTTGCCATGTGTGGGCTATGTGTATTTTTCCGACAGCATTGGCTCGGCATTTTTTGTGCGGTTTTTTGTCGAGAGAGAGGAATTTCAATTAGCGTTCGCTTTTGACTGTGGCAGAACAAGAATCATtttctacaaaaataattgcgaAAAAGAAtgcttttttgatttaaagctTCTCGAAAACTTAAAGTAGTTTCCCGATctttactattattttatttcggttaattacattttttttttaaatttgaacaaAGATAATGGTGAGTTTCTTacccaatttattttatttatatacaacAGAACAAAAGAATTCGAAAGAATTTAACGGAGGCAAGGAAATTACGAAAACAAGCCACAAATCAAGTGGATGCCGAAACGAAAttgaaacataaaaaaattaaataaaatgctgaACCGGGAAAAACGACTCAAATTAATAGTGTCTAGAGGGGCGAGGCGAAACCATTTCACTGGCCAGACATCCTGGCATGCTgggtaccaaaaaaaaaagatgaaaaagaAAACGGAGCCGAACGAGTGCAGGAAATGTCCAGGGCAGACTGttgggggaaaaaaaggaatccGAGAAGCCGGCAGCTTTAAGCAAAAACATCCTTTCTGCGGTTGCTGCAAACTGAAACGAAATGAATCCTGCTGAGCTGCAGAAACCGTTGCCTACTTTCGGGCGTTTAGCTCGGCACTTTTCAATTTAGTTGCCATCGCCAATTTGCACAGACAAACTGCAGCTGCCACAAACAAAGTTTGCCGCTTGGCGTTGCGAAAATTCTAGAGTTTAGCTCTCCACCGAGTTGATGGCCTTTTAAAGCCATTTGAAGCGATTGCTGCCATTgccagtggcagtggcaaGTTTTCCGCCTGCGCCAACCGCCAAAACAGCAAAAGACCAAAAACGCTTTGCGGTTTTTCCAGCTGCTCCTTCTTCTTCCACTGCGGCTTTTCCGCCGCAGTTTTGTGGCCAGCTCCAAGCACTTTCCACCAGTTTTCCGTTTTCAGTTTTCTACTGTGTCTGTTCATGATTTATGTTGTCTCGCCTTGGCGCTACAAAATCTTGGCTCTGCCGGCgcgaaaagaggaaaaatatgGAGGAAAACACCAGCACTTGTCAGTCAATGCTGAGTCGAGTCCCGGAGTTGTTAGGGAGTTAACCTTTCATTGAAGAACAAACAagcagaaaataaataagaggAAAAAGCTCAGTAGAACATGCAAAAGTTGAAGCGTTTTGCTTAGAAACTTTGCGGTTTTTTCCGCCCACTTTTTTCCACCTTTTCCACTCACCTCCGCTTGTTTGGCCAACTACTTTAAGTGAACCTAATGGCCTGATGTCTTCGAtgagtttatttgtttgcccaacttttgtttgccttgccCTGGACAATTTAGTTAAGAAAATTATCGTTTGGCCGTCAAGTGTTGACTCGGCTTTCGCCCACTCACACATATGTCCTGGGAAAACAAAGTTGAGGGAAAGAAGTTGTGCGGTGAGGTGGAGGGTGCTTGACATGCTGAAATGTTGACAGGCAGGCAAACTTGAATATGAAAGTTGGTTAATTGAATTGAAGTCATTAGAGAGTCAGAAGAGTTTgcccaaat
The genomic region above belongs to Drosophila takahashii strain IR98-3 E-12201 chromosome 2L, DtakHiC1v2, whole genome shotgun sequence and contains:
- the LOC108055319 gene encoding LOW QUALITY PROTEIN: uncharacterized protein (The sequence of the model RefSeq protein was modified relative to this genomic sequence to represent the inferred CDS: deleted 5 bases in 4 codons), which translates into the protein MQINARDGIQMKNAPGQNRLLMLSPTRPVSCCRCVVINMANIPIHNTSTHQLRYKGQHSHIVYAFMKMPKSGWGMSAAEAIKMHAKRQTTKPANKSCRNMANMKPKPKTVTKTVGKITTHSAHTNAHSRQPKLKTKKAERAKFACIFTNFRSAKSE